The proteins below come from a single Nostoc sp. 'Peltigera membranacea cyanobiont' N6 genomic window:
- the mobV gene encoding MobV family relaxase, whose translation MAYAIARIKKLKRSNLAGSEAHTARQRETPNADSDKQNIRFIGTNNPTLSLDQLVMEKIGEQKRKIRPDAVYCTEILLTASPEYFRPNCPTQAGYYEQDKVDSWLSASKQWLDSRYSDRIIRAELHLDEATPHIHAYFVPLDEKGQLRAKHFFDGRLKMREFQDSYSQATEHLGLERGIKGSRAQHQDIKDFYGVVNSGIEPDTSLTQLQLQAKAADRDRAQAKKQQMEATAKALALENELKDRRIKELEAQVAFWQQQTQQLRDLDLENVAWELGLNYDQQRWRGHGHIINIDGSKFYDFAPDQQKGSGGAIDLVMHVNNCNFRQAVVWLHERFGEASVERAAIAHVKNRAADIIQTEPRPQFTPPVEDKANWSAVERYLTQKRGIRSDCIQMLHDQGLVYADQQQNAVFVMRNLDGQRNGAFLRGTRGENNSFLGYSKGTKRSDSWFYFSLGGKANDKTSTAILCKSPIDAISRAMLEYLIRGDVPPERTVYMAIDDIKSLPVERLQKVPNILVAFGNDKSSDAAAQRVLELMPQSQIKKSKASDWNQQLLDYGQQLRQQQQQQRQQDDELTL comes from the coding sequence ATGGCTTACGCTATTGCACGGATTAAAAAGCTCAAGCGCAGTAACTTGGCTGGCAGTGAAGCGCATACCGCACGTCAGCGAGAAACACCCAACGCTGATTCAGATAAACAAAATATCAGATTCATTGGCACTAACAACCCAACGCTCTCATTAGATCAGTTGGTGATGGAAAAGATAGGGGAGCAGAAACGGAAGATTCGCCCCGATGCGGTTTACTGCACCGAGATTTTATTGACTGCCAGCCCCGAATATTTCCGTCCCAACTGCCCAACACAAGCGGGTTACTATGAGCAGGATAAAGTTGACTCCTGGCTTTCTGCATCCAAACAATGGTTAGATTCGCGCTACAGCGATCGTATTATCAGGGCAGAATTACATTTAGATGAAGCCACCCCACACATTCACGCTTACTTTGTCCCCCTTGATGAAAAAGGGCAACTGAGGGCCAAGCACTTCTTCGACGGTCGCTTGAAGATGAGGGAGTTTCAAGATTCCTACTCCCAGGCTACAGAACATTTGGGGTTAGAACGTGGCATTAAGGGCAGTAGGGCGCAACACCAGGACATTAAGGACTTTTACGGCGTTGTTAATTCTGGCATAGAACCAGATACCAGCCTCACCCAGTTGCAATTACAAGCCAAAGCTGCCGACCGGGATAGGGCGCAAGCCAAAAAACAGCAGATGGAAGCTACAGCCAAGGCTTTGGCGCTTGAAAATGAACTCAAAGACAGACGCATCAAAGAGTTAGAGGCACAAGTAGCTTTTTGGCAGCAGCAAACTCAACAACTGCGCGACTTGGACTTAGAAAATGTCGCCTGGGAGTTGGGGCTAAATTATGATCAGCAACGGTGGCGTGGTCACGGACACATCATTAATATAGATGGCTCCAAATTCTACGACTTTGCCCCCGATCAACAAAAGGGATCAGGGGGTGCGATTGACTTGGTGATGCACGTTAACAATTGCAATTTCCGGCAAGCGGTTGTCTGGTTACATGAGCGTTTTGGGGAAGCCTCGGTGGAACGTGCAGCGATCGCTCACGTTAAGAATAGGGCGGCTGACATTATCCAGACTGAACCCCGTCCCCAATTCACCCCACCCGTTGAAGATAAAGCTAACTGGTCTGCCGTTGAGCGTTACCTCACCCAAAAACGGGGCATCCGCTCTGACTGTATTCAAATGCTTCATGACCAGGGGCTAGTTTACGCTGATCAGCAACAAAATGCTGTTTTTGTCATGCGAAATCTTGATGGTCAACGTAACGGTGCATTCCTACGAGGAACTAGGGGAGAGAACAACAGCTTTTTGGGGTACTCTAAAGGCACTAAACGCAGTGATAGCTGGTTTTACTTCAGTTTGGGGGGAAAGGCTAATGATAAAACCTCAACAGCGATTCTATGTAAGTCTCCCATTGATGCTATTTCAAGAGCCATGCTGGAATATCTGATCAGGGGCGATGTCCCACCCGAAAGAACAGTTTATATGGCTATTGATGACATCAAGAGCTTACCAGTTGAGCGATTGCAGAAAGTTCCTAATATACTGGTGGCGTTTGGTAACGATAAAAGCTCTGATGCGGCAGCACAGCGTGTATTAGAACTAATGCCACAGTCCCAAATCAAAAAATCTAAAGCCAGTGATTGGAATCAGCAGCTACTCGATTATGGGCAGCAGTTAAGGCAACAGCAGCAGCAACAACGCCAGCAGGATGATGAATTGACTCTTTAA
- a CDS encoding DNA-processing protein DprA — MFNHVLQPDTQAILLLCASFGQNRQIEPQPLTLSEYNSLTDWLRENQMRPADLLESTAKEQLEKITLNKLNPERLSALLERGMMLSLAVEKWTNQGLWVLGRSDINYPKRLKQRLRHSAPAILYGVGNIELLSLGGLAILGSRDVDDKILGYTRRVAQNSAVQDMQVISGGARGVDQAGMLGVLDAGGTSVGVLADSLTKAAVNSKYRSSIQEGRLTLVSSYDPEAGFNTGNAMGRNKYIYALADYALVVSSSFGKGGTWAGAVEALSRLQDIPVFVRLEGAVSEGNQQLHNQGAKSFPAEPWNDSLRELLTKATSCIEPIQIKVETTTQETILDVHPQDIYQAILPFILNHLQQPKDAKSLAECLDVRPSQMQDWLNKAVSEGKVRKINRPVAYIVNKPATQLSLL; from the coding sequence ATGTTCAATCATGTCCTGCAACCAGATACTCAAGCAATTTTGCTGTTGTGTGCCAGCTTTGGGCAAAATCGTCAAATTGAGCCACAACCTCTGACTCTGAGTGAATATAATTCTTTAACAGACTGGTTGCGGGAAAACCAGATGCGCCCAGCAGATTTACTAGAATCTACAGCCAAAGAACAGTTAGAAAAAATTACTCTTAATAAGCTTAACCCTGAAAGGCTTTCAGCTTTATTAGAACGGGGTATGATGCTAAGTTTGGCTGTTGAGAAATGGACTAATCAGGGATTGTGGGTACTGGGAAGAAGTGACATAAACTATCCTAAACGTCTCAAGCAAAGACTGAGACATTCAGCACCAGCAATTCTCTATGGTGTTGGCAATATCGAACTGCTATCTCTAGGAGGATTAGCAATTCTCGGTTCTCGTGATGTTGATGACAAGATACTTGGCTACACGCGAAGAGTTGCACAAAACAGCGCTGTACAAGACATGCAAGTGATTTCTGGTGGGGCACGTGGAGTAGATCAAGCAGGAATGCTAGGCGTGTTGGACGCAGGAGGAACATCTGTCGGTGTACTGGCGGATAGTTTGACTAAAGCGGCAGTAAACAGCAAGTATCGCTCTAGTATTCAAGAGGGTAGACTTACTTTAGTTTCTAGTTACGACCCTGAAGCTGGTTTCAATACTGGTAATGCAATGGGGCGAAACAAATATATTTATGCTTTAGCAGATTATGCCCTTGTAGTCAGTTCTTCTTTCGGTAAAGGCGGTACTTGGGCGGGTGCAGTGGAAGCGCTTTCCCGACTTCAAGATATCCCAGTTTTTGTACGGTTGGAAGGGGCTGTGTCAGAAGGTAATCAGCAACTGCACAATCAAGGTGCAAAATCTTTTCCGGCTGAACCCTGGAACGATTCATTGAGAGAACTTTTGACAAAAGCGACTTCTTGCATTGAACCGATACAAATTAAGGTAGAAACAACAACTCAAGAGACTATTTTGGATGTTCATCCACAAGATATTTATCAAGCTATTTTACCTTTTATTCTCAATCATTTACAGCAACCGAAAGATGCAAAATCTCTGGCGGAATGTCTGGATGTCAGACCATCTCAAATGCAGGATTGGTTAAACAAGGCTGTGAGTGAAGGGAAGGTCAGAAAAATTAACAGACCAGTCGCTTATATAGTCAATAAACCAGCAACTCAACTTTCTTTATTATGA
- a CDS encoding pentapeptide repeat-containing protein codes for MVNKEHYARLIEGVQTWNDWRSQNPKIIPDLRGFKLIEVDLRAANLSRADLSGADLSGANLSGANLSKANLSRANLRGVDLSGVDFREAKLSGLDLRGLDLSGVDFREAKFSGVNLSGVDLSSVDLSGVDLSGVDLSKAILKGAILKGAILRELDLSGVDLSEVDLRGVSLSGVDLSRVDLSRVNLIGLDLSRVNLSGLDLSMADLSGLDLSGLDLSKSILRGLDLSKSNLRGAILSGANLSKANLSKADLSKADLSRVDLRAANLSQAILSGADLRGANLSGAILSRADLGEADLSGADLSGAILSGANLSRFDFSGINLSGLDLSGADLNEANLSRTQVLGTDFTGAKFTGACLEDWGTNSATKLNNVDCQYYYRKNGKQERYPIGRNFAPGEFTKLLEKALETVDLIFSNGVDWKAFAYSFRKIQIENESSKLTIRKIEIIDDIVLVEVNIPERADKTQFHNDFLKGYQFAKEELEPQYQARLSDKDKEINRLFLLFNQANDKLGEVPKLMAEQPKVQQNFHASVYGVAGNVEGDFNNYLPEQKQNLAEAAADIQKILNQLAQTNPTTDAVTEAIHQEIKRNPTLKTRLISALKAGVLEGLKTFVNHPLFNIPAETIKGFLEAE; via the coding sequence TTGGTAAATAAAGAGCATTATGCTCGGCTGATCGAAGGTGTACAAACTTGGAATGATTGGAGAAGTCAAAATCCTAAAATAATTCCTGACCTCAGGGGGTTTAAACTCATCGAGGTAGACCTCAGGGCGGCTAACCTTAGCAGGGCAGACCTCAGCGGGGCAGACCTCAGCGGGGCTAACCTCAGCGGGGCTAACCTCAGCAAGGCTAACCTCAGTAGGGCTAACCTCAGAGGGGTAGACCTCAGTGGCGTAGACTTCAGGGAAGCTAAACTCAGCGGGTTAGACCTCAGAGGGTTAGACCTCAGCGGGGTAGACTTCAGGGAGGCTAAATTCAGCGGAGTAAACCTCAGTGGCGTAGACCTCAGTAGCGTAGACCTTAGCGGAGTAGACCTCAGTGGCGTAGACCTCAGCAAGGCTATCCTCAAGGGAGCTATCCTCAAGGGAGCTATCCTCAGGGAGCTAGACCTCAGTGGCGTAGACCTCAGCGAGGTAGACCTCAGAGGGGTAAGCCTCAGTGGTGTAGACCTCAGTAGGGTAGACCTCAGCAGGGTAAACCTCATCGGATTAGACCTCAGCAGGGTAAACCTCAGCGGACTAGACCTCAGCATGGCTGACCTCAGCGGGCTAGACCTCAGCGGGCTAGACCTCAGCAAGTCTATCCTTAGAGGACTAGACCTCAGCAAGTCTAACCTCAGGGGGGCTATTCTCAGCGGGGCTAACCTCAGCAAGGCTAACCTCAGTAAGGCTGACCTCAGCAAGGCTGACCTCAGCAGGGTAGACCTCAGGGCGGCTAACCTTAGCCAGGCTATCCTCAGCGGGGCAGACCTCAGGGGGGCTAACCTCAGTGGGGCTATCCTCAGTAGGGCAGACCTCGGCGAGGCAGACCTCAGTGGGGCAGACCTCAGTGGGGCTATCCTCAGTGGGGCTAACCTCAGCAGATTTGACTTTAGTGGAATTAATCTTAGTGGACTCGACCTCAGCGGGGCAGACCTCAACGAGGCTAACCTCAGTAGAACTCAAGTACTAGGAACAGATTTTACAGGAGCAAAGTTTACAGGTGCTTGTTTGGAAGACTGGGGTACTAACTCTGCTACAAAGCTAAATAATGTTGATTGCCAGTATTACTATCGAAAAAATGGTAAACAAGAACGCTATCCCATCGGCAGAAACTTTGCACCAGGGGAGTTTACCAAGCTATTAGAGAAAGCTTTAGAAACAGTTGACTTAATCTTTAGCAATGGGGTTGACTGGAAAGCCTTTGCTTACTCGTTTAGAAAAATCCAAATTGAAAACGAAAGCTCTAAGCTAACCATCCGAAAAATTGAAATTATAGATGATATAGTTCTTGTTGAAGTTAATATCCCGGAGCGGGCAGACAAAACACAGTTTCATAATGATTTTTTAAAAGGTTATCAATTTGCAAAGGAAGAATTAGAGCCGCAATATCAAGCCAGACTTTCTGATAAGGATAAAGAAATTAACCGACTTTTTTTATTATTTAATCAAGCAAACGATAAACTAGGAGAAGTCCCTAAACTCATGGCAGAACAACCAAAAGTACAGCAAAATTTTCATGCCTCAGTCTACGGAGTCGCCGGGAATGTTGAAGGCGATTTTAACAACTATTTGCCAGAGCAGAAACAAAATCTGGCTGAGGCAGCAGCAGACATTCAAAAAATTCTCAATCAACTAGCTCAAACTAATCCAACAACAGACGCAGTTACAGAAGCGATTCATCAAGAAATTAAACGCAATCCCACACTAAAAACCAGATTGATATCTGCGCTAAAAGCAGGAGTACTGGAAGGATTAAAGACATTTGTTAACCATCCACTTTTCAATATTCCGGCTGAAACAATAAAAGGATTCCTAGAAGCCGAATAG